A region of uncultured Desulfobacter sp. DNA encodes the following proteins:
- a CDS encoding CBS domain-containing protein has protein sequence MKIITTHKGSDFDALACLVAATVIYPDAKPVLPGTVNANLKNFLAIHKDIFDLWAPNEVDLDTIDTLICVDTHSWSRLDQRFSVLSEKSDLDIIVWDHHEEGDIQARESHLSRTGSAVTLLVQQIEKERKLITPIQATLFLIGLYEDTGHLTYPSTLPEDAYAAGFLLSRRADLNILGTFLQPAYGKKQKEILFDMVQRAERNEIKGFSLSVSQVEIQGRVENLAMVMQMYRELMNVDVAIGIFKDVEKNKCMVIGRSGVDEINIGVLMRSIGGGGHPGAGSALVKGANPDALLETVLELLKGNQYSSIMLSDIMSYPVVTVKDDTPVGDVAMMLREMGCSGMPVVDDSENLVGVVSRRDFRKVKKANQMQSPIKAIMSRKIITIDYDRSAFEAARLMIRHDIGRIPVMKDGKIIGIISRSDAMMYFYDLLPD, from the coding sequence ATGAAAATCATCACCACACATAAAGGTTCCGACTTTGACGCCCTGGCATGCCTTGTGGCAGCCACTGTCATATATCCCGATGCCAAACCTGTCCTTCCCGGAACAGTGAACGCCAATCTTAAAAATTTCCTTGCCATTCACAAAGATATTTTTGACTTGTGGGCACCCAATGAAGTGGACCTGGATACCATTGACACCCTTATCTGCGTCGATACCCACTCCTGGTCACGCCTGGACCAGAGATTCAGCGTTTTATCCGAAAAAAGCGACCTTGACATCATTGTCTGGGACCACCATGAGGAAGGAGATATTCAAGCCCGGGAGTCCCATCTCTCCCGGACAGGGTCAGCAGTCACCCTGCTTGTCCAACAGATCGAAAAAGAACGTAAACTGATCACCCCGATTCAGGCCACCTTGTTTTTAATCGGCCTTTATGAAGACACAGGTCATCTGACCTATCCGTCCACCCTTCCCGAAGACGCTTATGCCGCAGGATTCCTCTTGTCCCGCAGAGCGGATCTCAATATCCTGGGCACGTTTCTACAGCCAGCCTACGGAAAAAAACAAAAGGAGATCCTTTTTGATATGGTCCAGCGGGCCGAACGAAATGAAATCAAAGGATTCTCTTTGAGCGTATCCCAGGTGGAAATCCAGGGCCGGGTGGAAAATCTGGCCATGGTGATGCAGATGTACCGGGAACTTATGAATGTAGACGTGGCCATCGGCATATTCAAAGACGTGGAAAAAAACAAATGCATGGTGATCGGCCGAAGCGGGGTTGATGAGATCAATATCGGTGTGCTCATGCGCTCCATTGGTGGAGGAGGCCATCCCGGAGCCGGCTCGGCTCTGGTTAAGGGGGCCAATCCGGATGCATTACTGGAAACCGTTCTGGAGTTGCTCAAGGGCAACCAGTATTCCTCCATCATGCTCTCGGATATCATGTCGTACCCTGTGGTAACGGTAAAAGATGATACCCCTGTGGGTGATGTGGCCATGATGCTGCGGGAGATGGGATGTTCGGGTATGCCTGTGGTGGATGACAGCGAAAATCTTGTGGGCGTTGTTTCAAGGCGTGATTTCAGGAAAGTCAAAAAGGCAAATCAGATGCAGTCCCCGATTAAAGCCATTATGAGCCGCAAAATTATTACCATCGATTATGACAGAAGCGCTTTTGAAGCGGCTCGTCTTATGATCAGGCATGATATCGGAAGAATTCCCGTGATGAAAGATGGAAAAATCATCGGTATCATCTCCAGGTCTGATGCCATGATGTACTTTTATGATCTGCTTCCGGATTAG
- a CDS encoding M99 family carboxypeptidase catalytic domain-containing protein: MSALGGIVFLWLAGSAFASQSGLGFSVHTLASHVPGKTALIVGGIQGDEPGGFNAAALIATRYKIISGQVIVVPNLNFESIIKRSRGVYGDMNRKFDQVSKTDPERQIIDKIKSMITDPGVDFILNLHDGSGFFMPIRESDMRNPDRWGQSIIIDQARMPSKYSGLFCDLAAAARQCAADINTHVINSDDTVHVRNTRTAQGDAEMAKTLTFFAMKNEKPAFGIEASKSFPTPDRVYYHLLAIESFLKQAGIFFQRDFSLTNNEISKAIDKDIALTLGERRILLYAENIRKHIYFLPMEKDGELNFMGNNPLLALVHNESAFDLYHGNRCLSRLSPQYFEYDLGIDHLEIEIDGRKKQVPFGSRIQVKKQFLVHPIPDHRVNIIGYSKQDITDEAGVLITRNDCMQRFSIDRDGSIFRIEVYSQGKFNGMVLADFRPGNTTSDMVGTINDIK; this comes from the coding sequence ATGTCGGCTTTGGGGGGCATTGTCTTTTTATGGCTTGCCGGATCGGCGTTTGCCTCCCAATCCGGCCTTGGCTTCAGCGTGCATACCCTGGCATCACATGTGCCTGGAAAAACCGCCTTAATTGTGGGCGGCATCCAGGGGGATGAACCGGGGGGGTTCAATGCCGCGGCCCTTATCGCCACCCGGTATAAAATTATATCCGGCCAGGTTATTGTCGTCCCCAACCTCAATTTCGAAAGCATTATCAAGCGCAGCCGAGGCGTTTACGGGGACATGAACCGCAAGTTTGACCAGGTGAGCAAAACAGATCCTGAACGGCAGATCATAGATAAAATAAAGTCAATGATCACTGATCCGGGCGTGGATTTTATTTTAAATCTGCACGATGGTTCCGGCTTTTTTATGCCCATCCGGGAAAGCGATATGCGCAATCCTGACAGATGGGGACAAAGCATTATCATAGACCAGGCCCGAATGCCTTCAAAATACTCAGGCCTGTTTTGTGATCTTGCCGCCGCTGCCCGGCAGTGTGCTGCAGATATCAATACCCACGTTATCAACTCCGACGATACTGTTCATGTTAGAAATACCCGGACAGCCCAAGGGGATGCGGAGATGGCAAAGACACTTACCTTTTTTGCCATGAAAAATGAAAAACCCGCTTTTGGAATTGAAGCCAGCAAGTCATTTCCAACCCCCGACCGCGTATATTACCATCTTCTGGCCATTGAATCCTTTTTAAAACAGGCCGGAATATTTTTCCAACGTGATTTTTCTTTAACAAACAACGAAATTTCAAAGGCCATTGACAAGGATATTGCTCTGACTCTGGGAGAGCGCAGAATCCTCCTCTATGCGGAAAACATACGCAAGCATATCTATTTTCTTCCCATGGAAAAAGACGGTGAACTGAACTTTATGGGCAATAATCCTTTGCTGGCCCTGGTGCACAATGAGTCGGCTTTTGATCTGTACCACGGCAACCGCTGTCTTTCCCGACTCAGCCCCCAGTATTTTGAATATGATCTGGGAATTGACCATCTTGAGATAGAGATCGACGGCCGAAAAAAACAGGTGCCTTTTGGCTCCCGGATTCAGGTTAAAAAGCAGTTTCTGGTGCACCCCATACCGGATCACCGGGTGAATATCATTGGTTACTCAAAACAGGATATTACGGATGAGGCAGGAGTTCTCATAACCAGAAACGATTGCATGCAGCGTTTCTCAATCGACCGGGACGGTTCGATTTTCAGGATTGAAGTCTACAGCCAGGGAAAGTTCAATGGTATGGTGCTTGCGGACTTCCGACCTGGGAACACAACCTCAGACATGGTTGGAACCATAAATGATATCAAGTGA
- a CDS encoding alpha/beta hydrolase, with the protein MASENGTFTGPDGAEIFYQCWLPGKKIKGALVIVHGLGEHSGRYMNLVNHFEPLGFSIYGLDHFGHGRSKGPRLFVPRFDIYTDTLKMFVKKVQEWEPSAPVFLVGHSMGGLISALYLLNHQDRIKGAVLSGPAVKIPDHINPALCTAAKLLSRIIPRLGLSGLDAEHLSRDPLVMNAYNNDPLVSHGKITARLGEQLLAGISKLDRQAKKIKIPLLIMHGESDLLADTEGSRQFFNAVSSPDKKLVIWPDRYHEIFNDPGYEAVLSDMETWISERIPQDQGHKAYD; encoded by the coding sequence ATGGCATCTGAAAACGGCACATTTACCGGGCCCGACGGCGCTGAAATATTTTATCAATGCTGGCTGCCCGGGAAAAAAATTAAAGGGGCTCTGGTCATTGTGCACGGCTTAGGCGAACACAGCGGCCGTTACATGAATCTTGTCAATCATTTTGAACCGTTGGGATTTTCCATATACGGACTGGATCATTTCGGTCACGGCAGATCCAAAGGGCCCCGGCTCTTTGTTCCCCGATTTGACATCTATACAGATACCCTGAAGATGTTTGTCAAAAAAGTGCAGGAGTGGGAGCCGTCTGCCCCGGTGTTCCTTGTGGGGCACTCCATGGGCGGACTGATCTCTGCGCTATACCTCCTGAATCATCAGGACAGGATAAAAGGCGCTGTTCTGTCAGGCCCGGCCGTCAAGATTCCGGACCATATCAACCCTGCCCTGTGCACGGCTGCAAAACTATTGTCCCGCATTATCCCCAGACTCGGCCTTTCAGGGCTTGATGCGGAACATCTCAGCCGGGACCCGCTGGTGATGAATGCATATAACAATGATCCGCTGGTGTCTCATGGAAAAATTACGGCACGTCTGGGAGAACAGTTGCTTGCCGGCATATCAAAACTGGACCGCCAGGCAAAAAAAATCAAAATCCCCCTGCTCATCATGCATGGGGAATCGGACCTTCTCGCGGACACTGAAGGCAGCCGCCAATTTTTTAATGCAGTCTCATCTCCTGATAAAAAACTTGTCATCTGGCCGGACAGATACCATGAAATATTCAATGATCCAGGTTATGAAGCGGTGTTATCGGATATGGAAACCTGGATTTCTGAACGAATCCCCCAAGATCAAGGGCATAAGGCTTATGATTAA
- a CDS encoding HDOD domain-containing protein, giving the protein MTDKLNLPSLSDIQAVLTLDRDTLPSFPQVAAKLLEASKNDTASLEEVAKIVETDPGISIRVLELVNSAFYGLRRKVTILSDAVVILGLDEIKKLALGLAIFENLFKTGHTKEFNRLIFWRHSLAVAMLSMKIAQKISYQNPQEAYTAGLLHDVGKIFLDLQGHRNYGEFIQNLSASTDLVIEKERSEIGLGHDDIGAFFCTRWQLPENLVLAVKYHHQPFDHQGLSEDEKQLIAIVCMADFLCWTQGMGSFDFIRPPILAPEVEACINLEKADIINCILEMNEEIEKISAFYQFVFPSVNQLRENVLWANIKLSRANTKYYYQGDPTGRAPDTSVNLENLLPPDVGFEMGKALSKAKTVKEVLDILMYHVGCIFQPCHWSILLKDTKTGDMVFSVVVGTSKERLQGLRLPKGEGIAGHVMETGAPLVVEDVSQDKRFSNRVDKYTRFNTRSIIATPLKTDDKIFGVIELVNRINEESFSKQDLDLLTSIAEYAAIAIERSYYNQALTNLATLDSLTGLKNRFSFERAVSGPDGFKTRLGRVFSILILVIDGLERQYEALGHEKCDKAVKELAAILNKIKRREDLIFRYADNIFITLLPLTYSDGAQKAQIRIETALNLAQEDDKQIFTPVTIQTHTMAGEDAGQLKTLVARALSRTRQPDQANEVADMQENIQRLVEKETSLTDNSKESHPVSQEQAPKESIKNFGKAVFLQGQFKRLKTGEFGKIRVEQVSLSAIGFRISKSHRIHINDFLDIEFNLDDIKRALVKRRVVIRNIQGNYIYGEFYNPPPYAKNLGFYIFS; this is encoded by the coding sequence ATGACTGACAAGTTGAACCTTCCATCCCTATCGGATATTCAGGCGGTCTTAACCCTTGACCGGGATACCCTGCCAAGTTTTCCCCAGGTAGCAGCCAAACTGCTCGAAGCATCAAAGAATGATACCGCATCCCTGGAGGAGGTGGCAAAAATCGTGGAAACAGACCCCGGTATCTCCATACGGGTTCTGGAACTTGTAAACTCGGCTTTTTATGGTCTACGCAGAAAGGTGACCATTCTGTCCGACGCCGTTGTCATCCTTGGGCTTGATGAAATTAAAAAACTGGCTTTAGGTCTGGCAATTTTTGAGAACCTGTTTAAAACCGGGCATACAAAGGAGTTCAACCGGCTGATATTCTGGCGACACAGTCTGGCTGTGGCGATGCTGAGCATGAAAATAGCCCAGAAAATCTCTTACCAGAACCCCCAGGAAGCCTATACGGCAGGTCTGCTCCATGATGTGGGAAAAATTTTCTTAGATCTGCAGGGACATCGGAACTATGGCGAATTCATTCAAAATTTGTCGGCATCCACGGACCTTGTCATTGAAAAAGAACGATCGGAAATAGGTTTGGGCCATGATGATATAGGCGCCTTTTTCTGCACCCGGTGGCAGCTTCCGGAAAATCTTGTCCTGGCCGTAAAATATCACCACCAGCCCTTTGACCACCAAGGCCTTTCCGAAGATGAAAAACAACTGATCGCCATTGTCTGTATGGCAGATTTCCTGTGCTGGACCCAGGGCATGGGATCCTTTGATTTCATCCGTCCTCCCATCCTTGCCCCGGAGGTGGAGGCCTGCATCAACCTTGAAAAAGCCGATATTATCAATTGCATTCTTGAAATGAATGAGGAGATCGAAAAGATATCAGCCTTTTATCAGTTTGTCTTCCCCTCAGTAAACCAGCTCAGGGAGAACGTGCTGTGGGCAAATATCAAACTGTCCCGGGCCAATACAAAATATTATTACCAGGGAGACCCCACAGGCCGGGCACCGGATACAAGCGTCAACCTGGAAAATCTTCTGCCCCCGGATGTTGGATTTGAAATGGGAAAGGCTTTGTCCAAGGCCAAAACGGTAAAGGAGGTTCTGGATATTCTCATGTACCATGTGGGGTGCATTTTTCAACCCTGCCACTGGTCCATCCTGCTCAAGGACACCAAAACCGGAGACATGGTATTTTCCGTGGTGGTGGGCACCAGCAAAGAGCGGCTTCAGGGACTGAGACTGCCCAAGGGAGAGGGTATTGCCGGGCATGTCATGGAAACAGGCGCACCCCTGGTGGTGGAGGATGTGTCCCAGGACAAAAGATTCAGCAACAGGGTAGACAAGTACACCCGGTTCAACACCCGCTCCATCATTGCCACGCCTTTGAAAACCGATGATAAAATCTTCGGTGTGATTGAACTGGTCAATCGGATCAACGAAGAATCTTTCAGCAAGCAGGATCTTGACCTGCTCACTTCCATCGCAGAATATGCCGCCATTGCCATTGAACGGTCTTACTACAACCAGGCTCTGACCAATCTGGCCACCCTGGACAGTCTGACCGGACTGAAAAACAGGTTCAGCTTTGAACGTGCCGTATCCGGTCCGGATGGTTTCAAAACCCGACTGGGCAGGGTTTTTTCCATCCTTATCCTTGTGATAGATGGGCTGGAAAGGCAGTACGAGGCTTTGGGGCATGAAAAATGTGATAAGGCCGTCAAGGAACTGGCCGCCATCCTGAATAAGATCAAGCGCCGTGAAGACCTGATTTTCAGGTATGCAGACAATATATTTATTACCCTTTTGCCCCTGACCTATTCCGATGGTGCTCAGAAAGCCCAGATAAGGATAGAAACAGCCCTTAATCTGGCCCAGGAAGACGATAAACAAATTTTCACCCCTGTCACCATCCAGACCCACACCATGGCCGGTGAAGATGCCGGCCAGCTCAAAACGCTTGTGGCCCGGGCTCTGTCCAGAACCCGGCAGCCTGACCAGGCAAACGAAGTGGCAGATATGCAGGAAAACATCCAAAGACTGGTGGAAAAGGAAACCTCCTTAACAGACAACAGTAAAGAATCACATCCCGTATCACAGGAGCAAGCCCCTAAGGAATCCATTAAAAATTTTGGGAAAGCTGTATTCCTGCAGGGTCAGTTCAAACGCCTTAAGACAGGGGAATTTGGAAAAATTCGTGTGGAGCAAGTGTCGCTATCCGCCATTGGCTTCAGGATATCAAAATCCCACCGCATCCATATCAATGATTTTCTGGATATTGAATTTAACCTGGATGATATTAAAAGGGCCCTGGTTAAACGCAGGGTGGTGATCAGGAATATCCAGGGCAACTATATTTACGGCGAATTTTACAACCCGCCGCCATACGCAAAGAACCTGGGATTTTATATTTTCAGTTAG
- a CDS encoding SprT family zinc-dependent metalloprotease, whose translation MQDIHLLFPATPKGWQYQFVYKPIRNIYFRIYPDKKVIRISAPSRISKKAIKQAIAAKSAWLMQKLTAFDNASTPCNPLSAMRDSTSCMVWGRQLPVVRQVCNARPCICLTPESEIVIQAPAGFDPGKEDKLWNKWLRMLLNERIHILLEKWLPVMGVAPTQCRLKKMRTRWGSCNTVAKRIWINSVLVHRDPCLLEYVLVHELVHLLESRHSRRFYQILETYLPDWKAREGCLNQSH comes from the coding sequence ATGCAGGACATTCACCTGCTTTTTCCCGCCACCCCCAAAGGGTGGCAATATCAATTTGTATATAAACCCATCCGCAATATTTATTTCAGGATATACCCGGATAAAAAAGTCATTCGCATATCTGCGCCCTCCCGCATCAGCAAGAAAGCAATTAAACAAGCCATTGCGGCCAAATCTGCCTGGCTTATGCAGAAATTGACAGCCTTTGACAATGCATCGACACCTTGTAATCCATTATCAGCGATGAGAGACAGCACCTCATGCATGGTATGGGGCCGGCAATTGCCTGTGGTGCGTCAGGTGTGCAATGCCCGGCCCTGTATCTGTCTGACCCCTGAATCAGAAATTGTTATCCAGGCGCCTGCCGGATTTGATCCGGGCAAGGAAGATAAATTGTGGAATAAATGGTTGCGCATGCTTTTAAATGAACGTATTCATATCCTTCTTGAAAAATGGCTTCCTGTCATGGGTGTGGCACCGACCCAGTGCCGACTGAAAAAGATGAGAACCCGGTGGGGATCCTGCAACACAGTTGCCAAACGCATATGGATTAATTCCGTTCTCGTACACCGGGACCCCTGTCTTTTGGAATATGTGCTGGTCCATGAACTGGTTCATTTGCTTGAATCGCGACACTCAAGGCGTTTCTATCAGATTTTGGAAACATATCTGCCAGATTGGAAAGCCAGAGAAGGGTGCCTGAATCAAAGCCATTAA
- a CDS encoding amino acid permease, giving the protein MGENTRKPPGPGNARNSLGAFGGVFTPSILTILGVILFMRAGFVIGQAGIFQILLILCLSHAITLLTAISVSAVSTNTPVSAGGAYFLISRALGPEFGGAIGLALFCSQAISVPFYILGFTESMIRTFPVLAVHFRTIALITTFFLFIITRAGARWAVRAQYLIMTILVLSILAFLGGALVHFDSSLFSKNFGPGYTNNTYGFWKVFVIYFPAVTGIMAGISMSGDLKNPARAIPAGTLGAVLTGFVVYGLQIILCGGAQSREELIYSSFETLCNQALFNAGFLVVAGVFAATLSSALGSFMGAPRVIQAVAGDRLIPLLHPFEKGAGRANEPVRALWLTLGLTITTILWAGNGNTGQAFNILAGVVSMFFLYTYAMINVAAFVESFAGNPSFRPGFKYYHWLQALIGAAGCAVTAFLIHPLTAVFAAAIISAMVILLRRRTLQVRFGDARWGFFYSRLKANLLQLSMMPVHPKNWRPAVLVFSGNPNTRFALVQYALWIGEDRGMVTLVRILPGNIQYLMEKRETALTQLKKFFEDNGFIGFSTVMVLPDLDQGICAALQAHPPGPLKPNTVIFGWSSDPARAHSFARHMGFVRSMGMNLVIINDKGLPQVQDKCFIDIWWRARKNGSLMVILAHLLTLNRQWADATIRLFRIIHDPAWEQTAKQAMEALLRKARVKAEIRVIVSTAPFEKILKSISTESSVVLIGFNVPEQSKAAEFQARYTRTLAPLPTLIMVSSIGDCDLFA; this is encoded by the coding sequence ATGGGAGAAAACACCAGAAAACCACCAGGTCCAGGTAATGCTCGAAACAGCCTTGGCGCATTCGGCGGTGTCTTTACACCCTCCATCCTCACAATTCTGGGAGTAATACTGTTCATGCGTGCCGGGTTTGTCATTGGTCAGGCTGGTATTTTTCAAATCCTTTTGATTTTGTGCTTAAGCCATGCAATCACCCTGCTGACGGCCATTTCAGTGTCAGCCGTGTCCACGAACACCCCTGTTTCCGCAGGCGGTGCCTATTTTCTGATATCAAGGGCGCTTGGACCTGAATTTGGCGGTGCCATTGGCCTGGCCCTGTTCTGCTCCCAAGCAATTTCAGTGCCCTTTTATATCCTGGGATTTACCGAATCCATGATCCGCACCTTTCCAGTCCTTGCAGTCCACTTCAGGACCATTGCCCTGATCACCACATTTTTTTTGTTCATTATCACCCGGGCCGGAGCCAGGTGGGCGGTCCGGGCACAATACCTGATCATGACGATTCTGGTCCTTTCCATTCTTGCGTTTTTAGGAGGCGCCTTAGTTCACTTTGACAGCAGCCTGTTTTCAAAAAACTTTGGGCCGGGTTATACCAATAACACATACGGATTCTGGAAAGTCTTTGTCATCTACTTTCCGGCGGTCACCGGAATCATGGCAGGCATCAGCATGTCCGGCGACCTGAAGAATCCCGCCCGGGCCATTCCGGCAGGCACCCTGGGGGCTGTCCTCACAGGATTTGTTGTATACGGGCTTCAGATTATTTTATGCGGCGGCGCCCAATCCCGGGAAGAGCTGATTTATTCGTCTTTTGAAACGCTATGCAACCAGGCGCTTTTCAACGCCGGCTTTTTGGTGGTTGCCGGCGTATTTGCAGCCACCCTGTCCAGCGCCCTGGGATCGTTCATGGGGGCTCCCAGGGTGATCCAGGCCGTTGCCGGGGACCGACTCATCCCCCTTCTGCATCCGTTTGAAAAGGGGGCAGGCCGGGCCAATGAGCCGGTTAGGGCCCTGTGGCTGACCCTGGGATTAACCATCACCACCATCCTGTGGGCAGGCAACGGCAACACCGGCCAGGCATTTAATATCCTGGCAGGTGTTGTCTCCATGTTTTTTCTCTACACCTACGCCATGATTAATGTTGCCGCCTTTGTTGAATCCTTTGCCGGCAACCCCTCCTTTAGACCGGGATTTAAGTATTATCACTGGCTGCAGGCGCTTATTGGAGCTGCAGGGTGCGCCGTCACAGCCTTTTTAATTCATCCGCTGACAGCGGTGTTTGCGGCAGCCATCATATCGGCAATGGTTATACTGCTCAGACGCAGAACCCTTCAGGTCCGCTTCGGTGATGCACGCTGGGGTTTTTTCTATTCACGGCTTAAAGCCAATCTCCTCCAGCTTTCAATGATGCCCGTTCATCCCAAAAACTGGCGCCCGGCGGTTCTGGTGTTCTCGGGAAATCCGAATACCCGGTTTGCACTGGTGCAGTATGCCCTGTGGATCGGCGAGGACCGGGGCATGGTCACCCTGGTCCGTATCCTTCCCGGCAACATCCAGTACCTCATGGAAAAAAGAGAAACCGCCCTGACCCAGCTTAAAAAATTCTTTGAGGACAACGGTTTCATCGGTTTTTCAACGGTCATGGTTTTACCCGACCTTGACCAGGGTATCTGCGCGGCGCTCCAGGCTCATCCACCCGGGCCTCTTAAACCCAACACCGTAATTTTCGGCTGGTCATCGGACCCGGCCAGGGCGCACTCCTTTGCACGGCACATGGGCTTTGTCAGGTCCATGGGAATGAATCTTGTCATAATCAATGACAAAGGACTTCCCCAAGTTCAGGACAAATGTTTCATCGATATATGGTGGCGGGCCAGAAAGAACGGTTCTTTGATGGTTATCCTGGCCCATCTTCTCACCCTGAACAGACAATGGGCTGATGCAACCATCAGACTGTTCAGAATCATCCATGACCCTGCCTGGGAGCAGACGGCAAAACAGGCCATGGAAGCACTGCTGAGAAAGGCCAGGGTAAAAGCGGAAATCCGGGTCATCGTATCCACGGCTCCCTTTGAAAAGATACTTAAATCCATATCCACCGAATCATCGGTTGTTCTCATCGGATTCAACGTGCCTGAACAAAGCAAAGCCGCAGAATTCCAGGCCAGGTACACCAGAACACTGGCCCCTTTACCCACGCTTATAATGGTCTCGTCCATCGGGGACTGCGATCTGTTTGCGTAA
- a CDS encoding tetratricopeptide repeat protein translates to MNKDPKKEKNITRQSLYISILISLTLGFLIGTAYTSFKLADSIQPGMGHMPPAMMGKPTSVPAPEKGADEDQRPDLAAMADPHIRELQASLKDNPDNAQNWIDLGNAFFDLDRFGDAITAYGKALAIQPDNPHVLTDLGVMYRRNNEPEKALEAFNKAISVQPDFETAWFNTGIVYMHDLNDIPKAITAWEQLVKVNPTARTSGGKLVSELVETLKKQIQ, encoded by the coding sequence ATGAACAAAGACCCCAAAAAAGAAAAGAACATCACTCGTCAGTCCTTGTATATTTCCATTCTGATTTCCCTGACACTGGGGTTTTTGATTGGCACCGCATATACATCGTTTAAGCTGGCGGATTCAATACAGCCGGGCATGGGCCATATGCCGCCGGCCATGATGGGAAAACCCACCTCTGTGCCTGCTCCTGAAAAAGGCGCGGATGAGGATCAAAGGCCGGATCTTGCAGCCATGGCCGATCCCCATATCCGGGAGTTGCAGGCCTCTTTGAAAGACAATCCGGATAATGCACAAAACTGGATTGATCTGGGCAATGCCTTTTTTGACCTGGATCGTTTCGGGGATGCCATCACGGCCTATGGGAAAGCCCTGGCCATTCAACCGGACAATCCCCATGTCCTCACGGATCTCGGGGTGATGTATCGACGGAACAATGAACCGGAAAAAGCTCTGGAAGCCTTTAATAAAGCCATCTCTGTACAGCCTGATTTTGAAACAGCCTGGTTTAATACCGGTATTGTTTATATGCACGATCTCAATGATATTCCCAAAGCCATTACGGCCTGGGAACAGCTGGTTAAAGTGAATCCAACAGCCCGGACCTCCGGTGGGAAACTCGTGTCTGAACTTGTTGAAACCTTGAAAAAACAAATCCAGTAA
- a CDS encoding MFS transporter: MQQKKIFYGWTIVAVAFLIGLTQAGVFQNVLSIFLKPMAEEFGWNRSIITGSIAVGSLAGGILSPLVGPRLDHYGPRIMAFWGITILSAGLIALSQLSSVLQLYLFFGTGRMIASGLLALVVTVSVSNWFIEKRGRAMGISQLGSRIGIAFLPLLVQHIIIIYGWRTAWAVLGIIVFSFSALPTLIFLKRRPEDVGLLPDGRTPEENSETGTQTTKSIYNLENEPVWTRKTVFRTTSFWQLVFVMCVIYMVGAGANFHLFPFMTDQGLPATMAVLVITVLSVFAALGGVLFGFLAEKISVKVLMAGVLITIGILFFLVFWAVKKPVWMFIFAVVYGTIRGGVLPLIFLLWTEFYGRRSSGTVLGVAGPFRMAANAAGPVSAAIFFDLFHNYWIPFSIFSFLLLMAGFLCLVAKPPVCKPDD; encoded by the coding sequence ATGCAGCAGAAAAAGATTTTTTACGGCTGGACCATTGTTGCCGTGGCTTTTTTGATCGGCCTCACCCAGGCCGGTGTGTTTCAGAATGTGTTGTCTATCTTTCTCAAACCAATGGCCGAGGAGTTCGGATGGAATCGTTCCATCATCACCGGTTCCATTGCTGTCGGTTCCCTGGCCGGCGGAATTCTGTCCCCCCTGGTTGGTCCCCGCCTTGATCATTATGGACCGCGGATAATGGCATTCTGGGGAATTACCATTTTAAGTGCGGGGCTGATAGCACTTTCACAACTATCTTCGGTTCTGCAACTCTACCTTTTTTTTGGAACCGGCAGAATGATTGCGTCCGGTCTGCTTGCGTTGGTGGTCACGGTGAGTGTCTCCAACTGGTTTATTGAAAAACGGGGCAGGGCCATGGGGATTTCCCAGTTGGGAAGTCGCATTGGAATCGCTTTTCTTCCGCTGTTGGTGCAACATATTATTATTATTTACGGTTGGAGAACGGCCTGGGCAGTACTGGGGATTATTGTATTTTCATTTTCAGCTCTTCCAACGTTGATTTTTTTGAAACGAAGACCGGAAGACGTTGGATTGTTGCCCGATGGAAGAACACCGGAGGAAAATTCGGAAACCGGCACACAAACGACAAAATCTATATACAATCTGGAAAATGAACCTGTGTGGACCCGGAAAACCGTTTTTCGAACCACTTCATTCTGGCAGCTGGTGTTTGTTATGTGTGTGATCTATATGGTGGGGGCCGGGGCTAATTTCCATCTGTTTCCATTCATGACGGACCAGGGATTGCCTGCAACCATGGCAGTCTTGGTGATCACTGTTTTATCTGTTTTCGCAGCACTGGGCGGGGTTTTATTCGGTTTTCTGGCAGAAAAAATCAGTGTTAAAGTATTGATGGCAGGGGTTCTCATTACCATTGGAATTCTTTTTTTCCTTGTTTTCTGGGCAGTCAAAAAACCTGTGTGGATGTTTATCTTTGCCGTTGTGTACGGAACCATTCGCGGTGGTGTTCTGCCATTAATATTTCTGCTCTGGACGGAATTTTATGGCAGAAGATCTTCCGGAACCGTTCTGGGGGTAGCCGGTCCTTTCCGGATGGCTGCAAACGCAGCCGGGCCTGTCTCAGCGGCAATCTTCTTTGATCTATTCCATAACTACTGGATTCCCTTTTCAATATTCAGTTTTCTTCTCCTTATGGCCGGTTTTTTGTGCCTGGTTGCAAAACCTCCTGTCTGTAAGCCTGATGATTAA